One segment of Triticum aestivum cultivar Chinese Spring chromosome 2A, IWGSC CS RefSeq v2.1, whole genome shotgun sequence DNA contains the following:
- the LOC123187969 gene encoding 60S ribosomal protein L27a-3, whose amino-acid sequence MTTRFKKNRKKRGHVSAGHGRVGKHRKHPGGRGNAGGMHHHRILFDKYHPGYFGKVGMRYFHKLSNRFYTPTVNVERLWSMVPSEKAAEAGGDKAPVVDVSQFGYFKVLGKGMLPEKPIVVKAKLISKIAEKKIKAAGGAVVLVA is encoded by the coding sequence ATGACGACCCGCTTCAAGAAGAACCGGAAGAAGCGCGGCCACGTGTCCGCCGGGCACGGGCGTGTGGGCAAGCACCGCAAGCATCCCGGAGGCCGCGGTAACGCCGGAGGCATGCACCACCACCGCATCCTCTTCGACAAGTACCATCCCGGCTACTTCGGCAAGGTCGGTATGCGCTACTTCCACAAGCTCAGCAACAGGTTCTACACCCCGACGGTCAACGTCGAGAGGCTCTGGTCCATGGTGCCGTCCGAGAAGGCGGCCGAGGCCGGCGGCGACAAGGCCCCCGTGGTCGACGTCTCGCAGTTCGGCTACTTCAAGGTGCTCGGCAAGGGGATGCTGCCGGAGAAGCCCATcgtcgtcaaggccaagctcatctCCAAGATCGCAGAGAAGAAGATCAAGGCCGCCGGCGGCGCTGTCGTGCTCGTTGCCTAG